One window of Streptococcus suis genomic DNA carries:
- a CDS encoding DUF4839 domain-containing protein yields the protein MLKKMLFLLTTLLASFMLTACGESSENVDTNKIAIPVSANPEDTDFQSVKKQLEDAGFENVTTQKIDDLTFGIFTKDGEIEKITVKGEEVFSKGDLFEKDVPITIHYHTFKEYDNETEESSSEPVETSESSSNASTTPSSSVEEVTEPVKEEVITVDNPDFAYVTSNYDENKAKEFVEKYKGQIVEFDGHVAYTAPYGNYDTRFDFLLETGDWIDENTSNYTGIPMKFENVNFYDLNFTDDTDSVPLGTNLHIKARIVGAAKLGQLIFLEPVELRSR from the coding sequence ATGTTGAAGAAAATGCTATTTTTGTTGACAACACTTTTAGCAAGTTTTATGTTGACTGCCTGTGGAGAAAGCAGTGAAAATGTTGATACCAATAAGATTGCTATTCCTGTGAGTGCGAATCCAGAAGATACGGATTTCCAGTCTGTGAAAAAGCAGTTAGAGGATGCTGGTTTTGAAAATGTAACCACTCAGAAAATTGATGATCTAACATTTGGTATTTTTACAAAAGATGGTGAGATTGAAAAAATTACTGTCAAGGGTGAGGAGGTTTTTTCAAAGGGAGATTTATTCGAGAAAGATGTTCCTATTACCATCCACTATCATACATTTAAAGAATATGATAACGAAACTGAGGAAAGTAGCAGTGAACCTGTAGAGACCAGTGAAAGTTCATCCAATGCTAGTACAACCCCAAGTTCCTCTGTGGAAGAAGTAACTGAGCCTGTTAAGGAAGAAGTTATTACGGTTGATAATCCAGATTTTGCTTATGTCACCTCGAATTACGACGAGAATAAGGCTAAAGAATTTGTAGAAAAGTATAAGGGACAAATTGTCGAATTTGATGGTCATGTTGCCTATACCGCACCCTATGGAAATTATGATACACGCTTTGATTTCTTGTTGGAGACTGGCGATTGGATAGACGAAAATACATCAAATTATACGGGGATTCCGATGAAGTTTGAGAATGTGAACTTCTATGATTTGAATTTTACAGATGATACGGACAGTGTTCCTTTAGGTACAAATTTACATATCAAAGCTAGAATTGTTGGTGCTGCAAAGTTAGGTCAATTGATTTTCTTAGAACCAGTTGAATTACGTTCGCGTTAA